Genomic DNA from Desulfuribacillus alkaliarsenatis:
AAGAAGTTCTAGCAGATATTCCAGTTATGAGAAGATCATTAATGACGGGAAGTGCACTTGCTCTATTGATAGGTCTAATAGCTGCATATTTTATTGGCAGAAATATCTCAACTCCAATTCGAACGATAACAGAGACGGTGAAGGTTATCTCAACAGGTGATTTAACACCTTCTGTACCAGCTGATGTAATGAGCCGAAAAGATGAGACAGGCGAGATTGCAATAGCGATTCATAATATGAAAGAAAACCTAACGGAAATTGTTTCTGCAATGTCAATGAATTCCCAGCAGGTAGCTTCATCATCAGAACAGCTACTAGCCAGCGCCGAACAGACTATGGATGCGACCAATCAATCTGCAGCATCTGCTCAGGAAGTAGCAGAAGGAGCAGAAAGGCAGGTCGCTAGCTCAGACGAAACAGCGCGGGCAATGGAGGAAATGGCACTTGGGGTAACAAGGGTTGCCGAATCTTCCATGAGTATCTCTGAGTCCGCAAGTGACATGCAGAATAAAGCCAAAGAAGGAAATGAAGCATTAAAACAGACAATTATGAAAATGGGATCCGTTAGACAGGGAACAGAATCAACGGCTTCAGTTATAAAAGCATTAAACGAGCAATCGGCTAAAATTAATGACATCATAGGGATTATCACCAACATAGCAGAACAGACAAACCTACTAGCATTAAACGCTGCCATAGAAGCTGCTAGGGCAGGGGAAGCGGGCAGAGGATTTGCTGTTGTAGCTGATGAAATTCGTAAGCTGGCAGATCAATCATCAAATTCAGCAGGACAAATAAAAGCACTAATTGAAGTTGTACAACAGCACACCAATAAAGCTGTTAACTCGATGGACCAAAGCAAAACAGAGGTTATTGATAGTACGGAAATGGTTGAGAACGTAGGAGTTATCTTCAAAGAAATAATGGACTCAATTCAAGCTGTAACAAGCCAGATAGAAGAGATATCTTCTGCATCAGAAGAAATGTCTGCAGGAGCAGAAGAAGTAACAGCATCGGTCAATGATTTAGCAAGCATAGCGAAGACATCTTCAGACCATATGCAGAGCCTAGCGGCCACCTCTGAAGAACAGCTAGCAACCATGGAAGAGGTAACAAAGCTAGCTGACAGTCTATCCAATATGGCAGATGAACTAAAGAAGATTGTAGAGAAGTTTAAGATATAGAGTAAGTAAGCGAAACTCCCATGTAGGTAGTTAATAAACTACTATACTATGGGAGTTTTGTTTTGGAGATCCAAATTTATAATTCCATATCCCACCGTTATCGTGCTATAATAAATTTCGGAGATATTTGTCGAATAATGGCATATCAGTGCATTTGCACGGGGGTGGGTTAGTGGATTTTTCAATATTTTTATACATTCTTCTACTTGCTGTATTTCTATATTTAATAATTGCAGGATTTGCTTTAAAGTATCGAGAGGTTGAAGGTGCTTATGGTTTCTCTGTACTTATGATTGCAACTGCCGTTTATTGCTTAGGATATTTTTTTCAATTACAAAGCACTGACGAGCAAGCGGTGACTACATGGATTAACTTTCAATATATTGGAGCCGCTAGTATTCCAGGAATATGGTTGGTGTTCGTAATTCGTTATTGTGGTTTAGGGTATTGGTTAACACCTGGCAAGATGATTGGGATTGGAGCAATACCAGCAATAACAGTCCTGTCTGCTAATTCAACTTTTGTAGATAGTTGGTTATACTCAGGGGTACAGCTAGAATTTGTTGAAGGGATTACACTTGTTAAGTACAATTTACTTTTCGGATATTATATATTTTTTGTCTATGCATTACTTTCTGTTTTAATTGGTTTAGCGCTATTGATATATAGCTATTTTAAGTTCAAGCAAGATAATAATAGTAAACGATTTTTGTTACTTTCTATAGGTGCGGCTGTTCCTTTACTTGCATATATTGTGTCTGTTACTAGTACGAGTTCGTTGAATCTGGATTTGGTGCCCTTATCTTCACTATTAACGGCGTTTATTTATCTTTATAATGTTTATACATATGAAATGTTTCGTTCTGTGTCAATAAGTAAAGATGTTATATACAATACGTTACAGGACGCGATAATCGTAACGAATGACAAGCATTGTATAACGGAGATGAATCACACTGC
This window encodes:
- a CDS encoding methyl-accepting chemotaxis protein; protein product: MSGIRGRLIILFGGLIAIVCVGLGMGAVYIASNALEAEIETVIPQKAEDAAKLIDSMMDAQFTFLEGVAKIETISDPTIPLEEKILIMQREHERSNFSRLLYADTRGNAYASDAYLETNVIVDVSQRDYYYEALDGNRSIMEPTVSVNPDDHGATIIVYAVPIYHNNQTVGVLIAVGQAAYLNNIAESIQYGDTGYAYIINAEGVIIAHPNVEYVETQFNPIESARTDVQYQSLAAQVQRMINRENSYGEYTFNNVDLYVGFAPVENSTWSVAVGVHKEEVLADIPVMRRSLMTGSALALLIGLIAAYFIGRNISTPIRTITETVKVISTGDLTPSVPADVMSRKDETGEIAIAIHNMKENLTEIVSAMSMNSQQVASSSEQLLASAEQTMDATNQSAASAQEVAEGAERQVASSDETARAMEEMALGVTRVAESSMSISESASDMQNKAKEGNEALKQTIMKMGSVRQGTESTASVIKALNEQSAKINDIIGIITNIAEQTNLLALNAAIEAARAGEAGRGFAVVADEIRKLADQSSNSAGQIKALIEVVQQHTNKAVNSMDQSKTEVIDSTEMVENVGVIFKEIMDSIQAVTSQIEEISSASEEMSAGAEEVTASVNDLASIAKTSSDHMQSLAATSEEQLATMEEVTKLADSLSNMADELKKIVEKFKI